In a genomic window of Aggregatimonas sangjinii:
- a CDS encoding NYN domain-containing protein — translation MDVNLAVLIDGDNIPSAYVKEMMEEIAKYGNPTIKRIYGDWTNPRVSKWKHILLDNAITPVQQYGYTQGKNATDSAMIIDAMDILYSGKVNGFCLVSSDSDFTRLATRLREAGMQVYGIGEKKTPNPFIVACDKFIYIEILKNSSEEEEESDGASDQPKGKKKTKQNVDKITTKEVRWISNTIQDVADDEGWAFLGDVGSLLQKKQPNFDARNYGFQKLTPLISSIKDFEVERREDSKGRNKLIYVKIKEKRKTKAGFRK, via the coding sequence ATGGACGTTAACCTAGCAGTACTTATAGATGGCGATAACATTCCCTCGGCCTATGTAAAAGAAATGATGGAGGAAATCGCCAAATATGGTAACCCCACCATTAAACGTATTTACGGGGATTGGACCAATCCTCGGGTTAGTAAATGGAAGCATATCCTACTCGACAACGCGATTACACCGGTACAACAATATGGCTATACCCAAGGGAAGAATGCGACCGATTCTGCCATGATCATCGATGCCATGGATATCCTATACTCCGGTAAAGTGAATGGTTTTTGTTTGGTGAGTAGTGACAGCGATTTCACCCGTTTGGCGACGCGACTGCGGGAGGCTGGGATGCAGGTGTACGGGATAGGGGAGAAGAAAACACCCAATCCTTTTATTGTGGCCTGCGATAAATTCATTTATATCGAAATTCTAAAGAACTCTTCGGAAGAGGAGGAAGAGAGCGATGGAGCTTCAGACCAACCGAAAGGCAAGAAAAAAACCAAACAGAACGTCGATAAAATTACCACGAAGGAGGTTCGTTGGATTTCGAATACCATTCAGGACGTTGCCGATGATGAAGGCTGGGCTTTTTTAGGTGACGTTGGCAGTTTGCTTCAAAAAAAACAGCCCAATTTCGATGCCCGAAACTATGGTTTTCAAAAATTGACACCATTGATCAGTTCCATTAAAGATTTTGAGGTCGAGCGTCGCGAAGATTCCAAGGGAAGGAACAAATTAATATACGTGAAGATCAAGGAAAAACGAAAAACGAAGGCGGGATTCCGAAAATAA